From Streptomyces sp. Edi4, one genomic window encodes:
- a CDS encoding steroid 3-ketoacyl-CoA thiolase, producing the protein MAAEPVIVEAVRTPIGKRGGALANLHPAYLLGETYRELLGRTGIHADCVEQIVGGTVTHAGEQSMNPARTAWLAVGLPYETAATTVDCQCGSSQQASHMVANMIAAGVIDVGISCGVEAMSRVPLGSGSKHGPGKPWPDEWNVDLPNQFEAAERIARKRGLSRERVDALGLLSQERAAAAWGEERFKRETYPVQVPTTEEEQAAGQGMWRLVDRDEGLRDTSMEALGRLKPVMPTAVHTAGNSSQISDGSAAIMWASKRMARALKLRPRARIVAQALVGADPHFHLDGPIDATRAVLGKAGMSLRDIDLVEINEAFASVVLSWAQVFEQDLEKVNVNGGAIALGHPVGATGARLIVTALHELERRDKEFALVTMCAGGALATATIIQRLG; encoded by the coding sequence ATGGCCGCGGAACCTGTCATCGTCGAAGCCGTACGCACGCCCATCGGCAAGCGCGGAGGCGCGCTCGCCAATCTGCACCCCGCCTACCTGCTCGGCGAGACCTACCGCGAACTCCTCGGTCGCACCGGCATCCACGCCGACTGCGTCGAGCAGATCGTCGGCGGTACGGTCACGCACGCCGGCGAGCAGTCCATGAACCCCGCGCGCACCGCCTGGCTCGCGGTGGGGCTGCCGTACGAGACCGCCGCGACCACCGTGGACTGCCAGTGCGGGTCCTCGCAGCAGGCCAGCCACATGGTCGCGAACATGATCGCGGCGGGAGTCATCGACGTCGGCATCAGCTGCGGGGTGGAGGCGATGTCGCGGGTGCCGCTCGGCTCCGGCTCCAAGCACGGGCCGGGCAAGCCCTGGCCCGACGAGTGGAACGTGGACCTGCCCAACCAGTTCGAGGCGGCGGAGCGGATCGCCCGCAAGCGGGGGCTGAGCCGGGAGCGGGTCGACGCGCTCGGGCTCCTGTCGCAGGAGCGGGCGGCGGCGGCGTGGGGCGAGGAGCGCTTCAAACGGGAGACGTATCCCGTGCAGGTGCCCACGACGGAGGAGGAGCAGGCGGCCGGGCAGGGCATGTGGCGGCTCGTGGACCGCGACGAGGGGCTGCGCGACACGTCCATGGAGGCGCTGGGGCGGCTCAAGCCGGTCATGCCTACGGCGGTGCACACCGCGGGCAACTCCTCGCAGATCTCCGACGGTTCGGCCGCGATCATGTGGGCGTCCAAGCGGATGGCCCGCGCGCTCAAGCTCAGGCCCCGGGCGCGGATCGTGGCGCAGGCGCTGGTCGGGGCGGATCCGCACTTCCATCTCGACGGGCCGATCGACGCGACGCGGGCAGTGCTGGGGAAGGCGGGGATGTCGTTGCGGGACATCGACCTCGTCGAGATCAACGAGGCCTTCGCTTCGGTGGTGTTGAGCTGGGCGCAGGTCTTCGAGCAGGACCTGGAGAAGGTGAACGTGAATGGGGGTGCGATCGCGCTGGGGCATCCCGTGGGGGCGACCGGGGCGCGGCTCATCGTGACCGCGCTGCACGAACTGGAGCGGCGGGACAAGGAGTTCGCGCTGGTCACCATGTGTGCGGGTGGGGCGTTGGCCACGGCCACGATCATCCAACGCCTGGGCTGA
- a CDS encoding cytochrome P450: MRCPHLPEGFDFTDPDLLQSRVPHPEFAELRQTAPVWWCAQPTGIAGFQDDGYWAVTRHADVRYVSTHPELFSSTTNTAVIRFNESISREQIDVQKLIMLNMDPPEHTRVRQIVQRGFTPRAIRSLEGALRERARSIVDAALLEADKNDGSFDFVTRIAVELPLQAIAELIGVPQEDRTKIFDWSNKMAAYDDPEYAITEEIGAEAAMELVSYAMNLAAARKECPAKDIVSQLVAAEGEGNLLSDEFGFFVILLAVAGNETTRNAISHGMHAFLTHPDQWELYKRRRPATAAEEIVRWATPVVAFQRTATRDTDLAGQQIKAGDRVGLFYSSANNDPDVFEDPERFDITRDPNPHLGFGGGGPHFCLGKSLAVLEIDLIFNAIADTLPDLRLTGAPRRLRSAWLNGIKGLPVTRG; encoded by the coding sequence ATGCGTTGCCCCCACCTGCCCGAGGGGTTCGACTTCACCGACCCCGACCTGCTCCAATCCCGTGTGCCCCACCCGGAGTTCGCCGAGCTGCGGCAGACGGCGCCGGTGTGGTGGTGCGCCCAGCCGACCGGCATCGCCGGCTTCCAGGACGACGGCTACTGGGCGGTGACGCGGCACGCCGACGTCCGGTACGTCTCCACGCACCCGGAGCTGTTCTCCTCCACCACCAACACGGCCGTGATCCGCTTCAACGAGTCGATCAGCCGCGAGCAGATCGACGTCCAGAAACTGATCATGCTGAACATGGACCCGCCCGAGCACACCCGGGTCCGCCAGATCGTCCAGCGCGGCTTCACCCCGCGCGCGATCCGCTCCCTGGAGGGCGCCCTGCGCGAGCGCGCCCGCTCCATCGTGGACGCGGCGCTGTTGGAGGCCGACAAGAACGACGGCTCCTTCGACTTCGTCACCCGCATCGCGGTCGAGCTCCCCCTCCAGGCCATCGCCGAGCTCATCGGCGTCCCCCAGGAGGACCGGACCAAGATCTTCGACTGGTCCAACAAGATGGCGGCGTACGACGACCCCGAGTACGCCATCACCGAGGAGATCGGCGCCGAGGCGGCGATGGAGCTGGTCTCATATGCGATGAACCTCGCCGCCGCCCGCAAGGAGTGCCCGGCCAAGGACATCGTGTCGCAGCTGGTGGCGGCGGAGGGCGAGGGCAACCTGCTCTCCGACGAGTTCGGCTTCTTCGTCATCCTGCTCGCGGTGGCCGGCAACGAGACGACCCGCAACGCGATCAGCCACGGCATGCACGCGTTCTTGACCCACCCCGACCAGTGGGAACTCTACAAACGCCGGCGCCCCGCCACCGCCGCCGAGGAGATCGTGCGCTGGGCGACCCCGGTCGTCGCCTTCCAGCGCACGGCGACCCGGGACACCGACCTTGCCGGCCAGCAGATCAAGGCGGGCGACCGCGTCGGCCTCTTCTACTCCTCCGCCAACAACGACCCCGACGTCTTCGAGGACCCCGAGCGCTTCGACATCACCCGCGACCCCAACCCCCACCTCGGCTTCGGCGGCGGAGGCCCGCACTTCTGCCTGGGGAAGTCCCTCGCGGTCCTCGAAATCGACCTGATCTTCAACGCCATCGCGGACACCCTGCCCGACCTCCGCCTCACGGGCGCCCCCCGCCGCCTCCGCTCGGCCTGGCTGAACGGCATCAAGGGCCTCCCAGTCACCCGCGGTTGA
- a CDS encoding pyridoxamine 5'-phosphate oxidase family protein gives MDVQRPDQYPHPHQAPAEPDAPARPGGAEPGGKESGGARLAVTERTRHRRLREQGSTRVADLDAILRAGFVCHLGVLVDGVPMVVPTVYGVDFATRTLFTHGSVASRSVVRAPGATVCVTVTHVDGLVLARSVFEHGVNYRSAMIYAVPRLITDGDELLHGLKVLTEHCAPGQWEYARSPNSKEIAATSLLALSLDEASVKVASGPPDDAEGPDGELGLWAGVIPLRTHFAAPEPDPALPGNIPVPRHVAMLAAGSATG, from the coding sequence ATGGACGTACAGCGACCGGATCAGTACCCGCACCCCCATCAAGCTCCGGCGGAGCCGGACGCCCCGGCCCGGCCGGGCGGGGCCGAGCCGGGTGGCAAGGAGTCGGGCGGCGCGCGGCTCGCGGTCACCGAGCGGACCCGGCACCGGCGGCTGCGGGAGCAGGGCAGTACCCGGGTGGCCGATCTCGACGCGATCCTCCGGGCCGGCTTCGTCTGCCACCTCGGGGTCCTCGTGGACGGCGTCCCCATGGTCGTGCCGACGGTGTACGGCGTGGACTTCGCGACCCGGACGCTGTTCACGCACGGTTCGGTCGCGAGCCGCAGTGTGGTGCGGGCGCCGGGGGCCACGGTGTGCGTGACCGTCACGCACGTCGACGGGCTGGTGCTCGCCCGGTCGGTCTTCGAGCACGGGGTCAACTACCGCAGCGCGATGATCTACGCCGTGCCCCGGCTCATCACCGACGGCGACGAGCTGCTGCACGGACTCAAGGTCCTCACCGAGCACTGCGCGCCGGGCCAGTGGGAGTACGCCCGCTCCCCCAACTCCAAGGAAATCGCGGCCACTTCGCTGCTCGCCCTCTCGCTCGACGAAGCGTCGGTCAAGGTGGCGTCGGGACCGCCCGACGACGCGGAAGGGCCCGACGGAGAACTCGGCCTGTGGGCCGGCGTGATACCGCTCAGGACACACTTCGCCGCCCCCGAACCGGACCCCGCCCTGCCCGGGAACATCCCCGTCCCCCGCCATGTCGCGATGCTGGCCGCAGGCAGCGCCACCGGCTGA
- a CDS encoding DUF2330 domain-containing protein — MRHAERLWRRALVLALALVALQLGSLVAPAYACGCGAMVPQNGSRLSVRQETSAVRWDGHSEQIVMRLTVDGNAPRAAWIMPVPSRATVELGDRRLFDELEQIAAPVHRTRSHFWPGDGDWPFAKDRGVGDGAPGAAAKPPVEVVGRQRLGPFDVARLTASDPTALRNWLTDNGFRLPPALATELKPYVARKWEYVAIRLAPDQAGQTLGGPLDPLSLTFASDTPVYPMRLSRLARNPQTLNLYVLGAHRMETASAIGGEEPRTLFAGRVAEPGGALGELTDHAPSVYVTALTQFFPRPAEITADHDIRRAPGDAGFQRAWYTEQLMTVGGVPAWLLTVGAALVMLVCAGALTVRRTRARRTAMR, encoded by the coding sequence ATGCGGCACGCGGAACGACTGTGGCGGCGGGCCCTTGTGTTGGCGCTCGCCCTGGTGGCGCTGCAACTGGGCTCGCTGGTGGCGCCCGCGTACGCCTGCGGCTGCGGGGCGATGGTGCCGCAGAACGGGAGCCGGCTGAGCGTGCGCCAGGAGACATCGGCGGTCCGCTGGGACGGGCACAGCGAGCAGATCGTCATGCGCCTCACGGTCGACGGCAACGCGCCGCGCGCCGCGTGGATCATGCCGGTGCCGAGCCGGGCGACGGTGGAACTGGGCGACCGGCGCCTCTTCGACGAGCTGGAGCAGATCGCCGCGCCCGTGCACCGCACGCGCTCCCACTTCTGGCCAGGGGACGGCGACTGGCCGTTCGCCAAGGACCGCGGCGTGGGTGACGGCGCGCCGGGTGCGGCGGCGAAGCCACCCGTGGAGGTGGTCGGCAGGCAGCGCCTCGGCCCGTTCGACGTGGCCCGCCTCACCGCGTCCGATCCCACCGCGCTGCGGAACTGGCTGACGGACAACGGCTTCCGGCTGCCGCCCGCCCTCGCCACCGAGCTGAAGCCCTATGTCGCCCGGAAGTGGGAGTACGTGGCGATCCGGCTCGCCCCCGATCAGGCCGGCCAGACCCTTGGCGGCCCGCTCGATCCGCTGAGTCTGACCTTCGCCAGTGACACCCCGGTCTACCCGATGCGGCTCTCGCGCCTCGCGAGGAATCCGCAGACGCTGAACCTGTACGTGCTGGGCGCGCACCGGATGGAGACGGCGTCGGCCATCGGGGGCGAGGAGCCCCGGACGCTGTTCGCGGGCCGGGTCGCGGAACCCGGCGGCGCGCTGGGCGAGCTGACGGACCACGCGCCCTCGGTGTACGTGACGGCCCTGACCCAGTTCTTTCCCCGGCCCGCCGAGATCACCGCCGACCACGACATCCGCCGGGCTCCCGGCGACGCGGGCTTCCAACGGGCCTGGTACACGGAGCAGTTGATGACGGTGGGCGGCGTACCCGCCTGGCTCCTGACGGTGGGGGCCGCCCTGGTAATGCTCGTCTGCGCGGGCGCGCTCACGGTGCGTCGGACACGGGCACGGCGGACTGCCATGCGGTGA
- a CDS encoding serpin family protein, whose product MTGVEAEGFTGHAHAIRELAVRWLPQLGDGHGDGHGVGREGVAGDFVSSPAGLWLALGAVAAGARAETADELRALLGVAGDEAADAVTATTRDLRATDALAVATRAWATAPLYRAYRDALPVLALGGVPDQAQADTWVREVTGGLIANLPVTLDPGTALTIVNILALKARWEHPFREWGTRPEPFTDAQGVEHEVVTMHGAVDPADAWRAPGGVRVVELRTAGAAGARVRFLLGPRGAGPGEVLPAAWAEERTAIRADEVRLALPRLTLRTRVNVTRQLPALGVEFATHEGLADFSGMSPEPLYVGQVVQEAVLAVAEEGVEAAAVTVAAMDWMSGDEEPVRVETIAFDRPFAIVVLDSFGEVPLFTAWQSAVPVSDAP is encoded by the coding sequence TTGACAGGGGTCGAAGCCGAGGGATTCACCGGGCACGCCCACGCGATACGGGAACTGGCCGTCCGCTGGCTGCCGCAGCTCGGCGACGGGCACGGCGACGGGCACGGCGTTGGGCGCGAGGGTGTCGCCGGTGACTTCGTGAGTTCGCCGGCCGGGCTGTGGCTGGCGCTCGGCGCGGTCGCGGCCGGGGCGCGCGCCGAGACCGCCGACGAGCTGCGCGCGCTGCTCGGCGTGGCCGGGGACGAGGCCGCCGACGCGGTCACCGCGACCACCCGTGACCTGCGGGCCACCGACGCGCTCGCCGTGGCGACCCGCGCATGGGCCACCGCGCCGCTGTACCGCGCCTACCGCGACGCGCTCCCGGTCCTCGCCCTCGGCGGCGTCCCGGATCAGGCGCAGGCCGACACGTGGGTGCGGGAGGTGACCGGCGGACTCATCGCGAACCTGCCCGTCACGCTCGACCCGGGCACCGCGCTCACCATCGTCAACATCCTTGCCTTGAAGGCGCGTTGGGAGCATCCGTTCCGCGAGTGGGGCACGCGTCCGGAACCGTTCACCGATGCCCAGGGCGTCGAGCACGAGGTGGTGACCATGCACGGCGCCGTCGACCCGGCGGACGCGTGGCGGGCGCCGGGCGGCGTACGCGTCGTCGAACTGCGCACCGCGGGCGCCGCCGGTGCCAGGGTGCGGTTCCTGCTCGGCCCGCGCGGCGCCGGCCCCGGCGAGGTGCTGCCTGCCGCCTGGGCCGAGGAGCGCACCGCCATCCGCGCCGACGAGGTACGCCTGGCGCTGCCCCGGCTGACGCTGCGCACCCGCGTGAACGTGACGCGCCAACTGCCCGCCCTGGGCGTGGAGTTCGCGACGCACGAAGGGCTGGCCGACTTCTCCGGGATGTCACCGGAACCGCTGTATGTCGGTCAGGTGGTGCAGGAGGCCGTTCTCGCCGTCGCCGAGGAGGGCGTCGAGGCCGCCGCCGTGACGGTGGCGGCCATGGACTGGATGAGCGGCGACGAGGAGCCCGTCCGCGTCGAGACGATCGCCTTCGACCGTCCCTTCGCAATCGTGGTCCTCGACTCCTTCGGTGAGGTTCCCCTCTTCACCGCATGGCAGTCCGCCGTGCCCGTGTCCGACGCACCGTGA
- a CDS encoding antibiotic biosynthesis monooxygenase yields the protein MPSVVKINVLTVPDDQREVLEKRFASRAGSVENSDGFEWFELLRPMEGTDQYLVYTRWRSEEDFQNWMATSMRGAGAHGGQGEGGERPKPAASGSTLWSFEVVQQAAPKA from the coding sequence GTGCCAAGCGTCGTAAAGATCAACGTACTGACCGTGCCGGACGACCAGCGCGAGGTGCTGGAGAAGCGGTTCGCCTCGCGTGCGGGGTCGGTGGAGAACTCCGACGGGTTCGAGTGGTTCGAGCTGCTGCGCCCGATGGAGGGCACCGACCAGTACCTCGTCTACACCCGCTGGCGCAGCGAGGAGGACTTCCAGAACTGGATGGCCACCTCGATGCGGGGCGCGGGCGCGCACGGCGGCCAGGGGGAGGGCGGCGAGCGGCCCAAGCCGGCGGCGTCCGGGTCCACGCTGTGGTCCTTCGAGGTCGTCCAGCAGGCGGCTCCCAAGGCCTGA
- a CDS encoding GNAT family N-acetyltransferase: MSWIMTAERPDTPDASLLRRDYYDEVASRWYGRPATEAEIEQGLTDDGAGQLALPTGDFVVGRYEGRPAACGGVLLCSPAPVIDGTSPATAELTRIYVRPFARGTGGGGALLNALEDAARRLGARRLALDTRHDLVEARGLYAKHGYREVAPYGEGPFRERWFAKEL; the protein is encoded by the coding sequence ATGAGCTGGATCATGACCGCCGAGCGGCCCGACACCCCCGACGCGAGCCTGCTGCGCCGCGACTACTACGACGAGGTGGCGAGCCGGTGGTACGGGCGGCCCGCCACCGAGGCCGAGATCGAGCAGGGCCTCACCGACGACGGCGCCGGCCAACTGGCGCTGCCCACCGGCGACTTCGTGGTCGGACGGTACGAGGGGCGGCCCGCCGCGTGCGGGGGTGTGCTGCTCTGCTCGCCGGCCCCCGTGATCGACGGGACGTCCCCGGCGACCGCCGAACTCACCCGGATCTACGTGCGCCCCTTCGCGCGCGGAACCGGGGGCGGCGGTGCTCTCCTGAACGCCCTGGAGGACGCGGCCCGCCGCCTGGGTGCGCGCCGGCTCGCCCTCGACACCCGGCACGATCTGGTGGAGGCGCGAGGCCTGTACGCCAAACACGGCTACCGCGAGGTGGCCCCGTACGGCGAGGGGCCCTTCCGTGAGCGCTGGTTCGCCAAGGAGCTGTAG
- a CDS encoding MFS transporter, which produces MAQGTASATVAPGTGHERRAVLVAIGALLLGMLLAALDQTIVSTALPTIVSDLGGMEHLSWVVTAYMLASTAATPLWGKLGDQYGRKKLFQAAIVIFLIGSALCGVAQNMGQLIGFRALQGLGGGGLMVLSMAIVGDLVSPRERGKYQGLFGAVFGATSVLGPLLGGFFTEQLSWRWVFYINLPIGVVALLVIAAVLHIPARGTRHTIDYLGTFLIASVATCLVLVASLGGTTWPWASAQIIGLAVLGVVLLVAFVAVERRAVEPVLPLKLFRIRTFTLVALISFIVGFAMFGAMTYLPTFLQVVQGISPTMSGVHMLQMVLGMLLTSTASGQIVSRTGRWKAFPIAGTAITTVGLLLLHRLTETSSTWEMSVYFFVFGAGLGLVMQVLVLVVQNAVDYADLGVATSGATFFRSIGASFGVAIFGTIFTNRLTGKLSDALAGQRLPPGTGPGTIAADPHTIARIPPAARGPVLHAYSSSITDVFLYAAPVVLLAFVTAWFLKEDKLRGAVTAPDTSQTLASNPVERSSYDECARALSVLGTREGRREVYVTITKKADLDLLPAASWLLLRIHKYGSAEPGMLAERSPVPLHVITEAARQVEERGLARREGMPMVLTDEGRRIAMRLSTAREESLAELLGDWWGPHRPTDLVKLVRELCSELSGSDEEQPNSPAARQDLRTRGRGEA; this is translated from the coding sequence ATGGCTCAGGGAACCGCCTCCGCCACCGTCGCCCCCGGTACGGGGCACGAGCGGCGGGCCGTACTGGTCGCCATCGGCGCGCTGCTGCTCGGCATGCTGCTCGCCGCACTCGACCAGACCATCGTGTCGACCGCGCTGCCGACCATCGTCAGCGACCTCGGCGGGATGGAGCACCTGTCGTGGGTCGTGACCGCGTACATGCTGGCCTCCACCGCCGCCACTCCGCTGTGGGGCAAGCTCGGCGACCAGTACGGCCGCAAGAAGCTGTTCCAGGCGGCGATCGTCATCTTCCTCATCGGCTCCGCGCTGTGCGGCGTGGCGCAGAACATGGGGCAGCTGATCGGCTTCCGGGCGCTCCAGGGCCTGGGCGGCGGCGGTCTGATGGTGCTGTCGATGGCGATCGTCGGCGACCTCGTCTCGCCGCGTGAGCGTGGCAAGTACCAGGGCCTGTTCGGCGCGGTCTTCGGCGCGACCAGCGTCCTGGGCCCGCTGCTCGGCGGGTTCTTCACCGAACAGCTCAGCTGGCGCTGGGTGTTCTACATCAACCTGCCCATCGGCGTGGTCGCGCTCCTGGTCATCGCCGCCGTGCTGCACATCCCCGCGCGCGGCACCCGGCACACCATCGACTACCTGGGCACCTTCCTCATCGCCTCCGTCGCGACCTGCCTGGTCCTCGTCGCCTCGCTCGGCGGCACCACCTGGCCGTGGGCCTCGGCGCAGATCATCGGGCTCGCGGTGCTCGGCGTCGTGCTGCTCGTGGCGTTCGTCGCGGTGGAGCGGCGGGCCGTCGAGCCGGTCCTGCCGCTGAAGCTGTTCCGCATCCGCACGTTCACCCTGGTCGCCCTCATCAGCTTCATCGTGGGCTTCGCCATGTTCGGCGCGATGACCTACCTGCCGACGTTCCTCCAGGTCGTCCAGGGCATCTCGCCCACCATGTCCGGGGTGCACATGCTGCAGATGGTCCTCGGCATGCTGCTGACCTCCACGGCGTCCGGCCAGATCGTGTCGCGGACGGGGCGGTGGAAGGCGTTCCCCATCGCGGGCACGGCGATCACCACGGTCGGCCTGCTGCTCCTGCACCGGCTCACCGAGACGAGCTCCACCTGGGAGATGAGCGTCTACTTCTTCGTCTTCGGCGCGGGCCTGGGTCTCGTGATGCAGGTCCTGGTCCTGGTCGTGCAGAACGCGGTCGACTACGCGGACCTCGGCGTCGCGACCTCGGGCGCCACGTTCTTCCGCTCCATCGGCGCCTCGTTCGGGGTCGCCATCTTCGGCACGATCTTCACCAACCGGCTCACCGGCAAGCTCTCCGACGCGCTGGCCGGGCAGCGGCTTCCGCCCGGCACCGGCCCGGGCACGATCGCGGCCGACCCGCACACCATCGCCCGCATCCCCCCGGCGGCGCGCGGGCCCGTCCTGCACGCGTACTCCTCCTCCATCACGGACGTCTTCCTGTACGCGGCCCCGGTCGTCCTGCTCGCCTTCGTGACCGCGTGGTTCCTCAAGGAGGACAAGCTGCGGGGCGCGGTCACCGCGCCCGACACCAGCCAGACCCTTGCCTCCAACCCGGTGGAGCGGTCCTCCTACGACGAGTGCGCGCGGGCCCTTTCGGTGCTCGGCACCCGCGAGGGCCGCCGTGAGGTCTACGTGACGATCACCAAGAAGGCCGATCTCGATCTGCTTCCGGCGGCGAGCTGGCTGCTCCTGCGCATCCACAAGTACGGATCCGCCGAACCCGGGATGCTCGCCGAACGCAGCCCCGTGCCGCTGCATGTGATCACGGAGGCGGCGCGCCAGGTCGAGGAGCGCGGGCTCGCCCGGCGCGAGGGCATGCCGATGGTCCTGACGGACGAGGGCCGGCGGATCGCCATGCGGCTCTCGACGGCGCGCGAGGAGTCCCTGGCCGAGCTCCTTGGCGACTGGTGGGGCCCCCACCGTCCCACCGACCTGGTGAAGCTGGTGCGGGAACTCTGCTCGGAGCTCTCGGGCTCGGACGAGGAACAGCCGAACTCGCCCGCGGCGCGCCAGGACCTCAGGACGCGCGGGCGCGGCGAGGCGTAG
- a CDS encoding peptidoglycan-binding domain-containing protein, producing MSGAYEVSPGGVAPQGGAYEVGPGRLDPQGGAYEVSPGRPDPQGGAYEVGPGRPAPQGGADPGSYPARRIPGRPATTPRRRLTALTIGVATAVVIAAAAFASTLFASDATPKQALPDAVDTGVPYSGAGTDSATPSATATHTRRPAPSHSAPSSASASASAPPSPSASASASGAAAPSPSKSAPAPSASASGPDSRAPQGKPLAPPPPGQTLRRGDSGPGVLELQERLAQLGLYTGSADGGFGSRTERAVRDFQSYLGITDDPAGVYGPRTRQALESMTDQP from the coding sequence GTGAGCGGTGCGTACGAGGTCAGCCCGGGTGGGGTCGCCCCACAGGGCGGCGCGTACGAGGTCGGCCCCGGTCGCCTCGACCCGCAGGGCGGCGCGTACGAGGTCAGCCCGGGTCGCCCCGACCCGCAGGGCGGCGCATACGAGGTCGGCCCGGGTCGCCCCGCCCCGCAGGGCGGCGCGGACCCGGGGTCGTACCCCGCGCGCCGTATCCCCGGCCGCCCGGCCACCACCCCGCGCCGCAGGCTCACCGCGCTGACCATCGGCGTCGCCACCGCCGTCGTCATCGCCGCGGCGGCGTTCGCCAGCACGCTGTTCGCGAGTGACGCGACACCGAAGCAGGCGTTGCCGGACGCCGTGGACACCGGTGTCCCCTACAGCGGCGCCGGCACCGACTCCGCGACGCCCTCGGCCACCGCCACGCACACCAGAAGACCCGCCCCGAGCCATTCCGCGCCCTCGTCCGCCTCCGCGTCCGCCTCGGCCCCGCCGTCCCCCTCCGCGTCCGCCTCCGCCTCCGGGGCCGCCGCGCCGAGTCCGTCGAAGTCCGCGCCCGCGCCGTCGGCCTCCGCATCCGGGCCGGACTCCCGCGCCCCGCAGGGCAAGCCGCTCGCGCCGCCCCCGCCGGGGCAGACGCTGCGGAGGGGCGACAGCGGGCCCGGGGTGCTCGAACTCCAGGAGCGATTGGCCCAGTTGGGCCTCTACACCGGCAGCGCCGACGGCGGTTTCGGCTCGCGCACCGAGCGTGCGGTGCGGGACTTCCAGTCGTACCTGGGCATCACGGACGACCCCGCCGGCGTCTACGGGCCCCGGACCCGACAGGCCCTGGAGTCGATGACGGACCAGCCGTAG
- a CDS encoding HAD-IA family hydrolase translates to MPASTTTPTVLTARAFLLDMDGTIVNSDAVVERCWRRWAERQGLDPDAALKVVHGRQGYATMALLLPDRPMEQNHADNKVMLAEETADTDGVVPVPGAPAFLAAIAKAPHALVTSADAALARARMTAAGLPMPEVRITAESVGASKPDPEGFLKGAAALGFAPADCVVFEDSEAGIAAGLAAGMRVVGVGPRAGAHEPTVHVPDLTHLTVTTEADGGLRLEITG, encoded by the coding sequence ATGCCGGCCAGCACCACGACCCCCACCGTCCTGACCGCCCGCGCCTTCCTGCTCGACATGGACGGCACGATCGTGAACTCCGACGCCGTGGTCGAGCGCTGCTGGCGCCGCTGGGCCGAGCGGCAGGGCCTCGACCCCGACGCCGCGCTCAAGGTCGTCCACGGCCGCCAGGGCTACGCCACGATGGCGCTGCTCCTGCCGGACCGGCCGATGGAGCAGAACCACGCCGACAACAAGGTGATGCTCGCCGAGGAGACGGCGGACACCGACGGCGTGGTGCCGGTCCCGGGCGCCCCCGCGTTCCTGGCCGCGATCGCGAAGGCGCCGCACGCCCTGGTGACCTCCGCCGACGCGGCGCTCGCCCGGGCCCGTATGACCGCTGCCGGCCTGCCGATGCCCGAGGTGCGGATCACCGCCGAGTCCGTGGGCGCGAGCAAGCCGGACCCGGAGGGCTTCCTCAAGGGCGCCGCCGCGCTGGGCTTCGCCCCGGCGGACTGCGTGGTCTTCGAGGACTCAGAGGCGGGGATCGCGGCGGGCCTGGCGGCGGGGATGCGCGTGGTGGGCGTGGGCCCGCGCGCGGGCGCCCATGAGCCAACCGTCCACGTGCCCGACCTCACCCACCTCACCGTCACCACCGAGGCGGACGGCGGCCTGCGCCTGGAGATCACCGGCTGA
- a CDS encoding TMEM165/GDT1 family protein: protein MLSFTIMAITFGVIFLAELPDKTALAGLMLGTRYKASYVFVGVAAAFAVHVVLAIAAGSVLTLLPHRLLQAIVGVLFLAGAAMLLFKKGDDDEEVKAPADQSFWKVSGAGFMLILVAEFGDLTQIMTANLAARYDNPLSVGIGAVLGLWAVAGLGIVGGRTLMKHVPLRLITKVAACLMLALAGFSLFEAIAG from the coding sequence GTGCTCAGCTTCACGATCATGGCGATCACCTTCGGCGTGATCTTCCTTGCCGAACTCCCCGACAAGACCGCGCTCGCGGGCCTGATGCTCGGCACCCGCTACAAGGCGTCGTACGTATTCGTCGGCGTCGCGGCCGCCTTCGCCGTCCACGTCGTCCTAGCCATCGCGGCGGGCAGCGTGCTCACCCTGCTGCCGCACCGGCTGCTCCAGGCGATCGTCGGGGTGCTCTTCCTCGCCGGCGCGGCGATGCTGCTCTTCAAGAAGGGCGACGACGACGAAGAGGTGAAGGCGCCGGCCGACCAGTCGTTCTGGAAGGTGTCGGGGGCGGGCTTCATGCTCATCCTGGTGGCCGAGTTCGGCGACCTGACCCAGATCATGACGGCCAACCTGGCTGCCCGCTACGACAACCCGCTCTCCGTGGGCATCGGCGCGGTGCTCGGCCTCTGGGCGGTCGCCGGGCTCGGCATCGTCGGCGGGCGGACCCTGATGAAGCACGTGCCGCTGCGCCTGATCACCAAGGTCGCGGCCTGCCTGATGCTGGCCCTGGCCGGGTTCAGCCTGTTCGAGGCGATCGCGGGCTGA